The genomic window CGCGAACTTCAGGCAGGCGATCGTTGATTTTTATGCGAAGCGATTCGGTGCGGAACTTTCGACGAACGAGATAGCCGCGGCATGCGGCGGCAAACAGGCATTATTCAATGCCGCGTGTGCATTGCTCAACGCGGGCGACGAAGTGCTGATACCGCAGCCGTATTGGGTAACGTTCCCCGAGATCGTGAATTTCTGCCGAGCGGTGCCGGTTTATATCGACACCGAGCCGACTGAATTCATCCTGACGGCGGACAGTGTTGCCGCCGCGATCACGGATAAGACAAAGCTTTTGATCATCAACTCGCCGAACAATCCGACGGGCCGCGTCATACCAAAGGATGAACTTATTCGCATTTTCGAGGTTTGTGCGTCGAAGGGCGTTTACGTCATCACCGACGAGTGCTATCTGTTCTTTGTCTATCCGCCGGCGGAGCCGTTCTCGGCAGCGAGCCTGCCTGCTGCGATGCGCAAATACATCTGCATTGCCGGCAGTTTCTCAAAGACGTATGCGATGACGGGCTGGCGCATAGGCTATACGATAGCCGACCCGGAATGGACAAAAGCAATGGTCAAGCTGCAAAGCCACTCAGCAACGCACCCGACATCATTCGTGCAATACGCTTGTGCCGAGGCACTCGGCGACCTTGATAAAACGCTTGAGGTCGTCGCGCTGATGACAAATGAATACGAGAAACGCCGAAATTGGCTGGTGCCGGCGCTGAATGAGATCCGCGGATTAAAGTGTGCCATGCCGGAAGGCGCGTTCTACGCGTTCGTTGATGTTCGCGGGCTTTTGGGTGCGAAACTTCATACTTCCGCAGACGTCGCCGAAGTTATGCTGAAGCATGCTCACACCGTTGTTACGGACGGCGCGGGCTTTGGTGCCGAAGGCTTCCTGCGTATCTCGTACGCAACATCGCTCCACAACCTCGAACGTGCAATGACCGCACTGCGCGAACTCTTCGGCACGCGCTAAAAAAGACACGGCGGCATTATGCGCTCAGAAATGACCGACGGCTCGAACGAAGTTGCGCTGTCTTAGCCATTTCCGCATTCGCGCATTCGTGGCCGTACTCTTACTTCAGCCGCCGGTCATCATCAGGCCGATGTCCTCGGTAGAGGTTACGAGAGGGTCAACCTCGCCGACGATCTTGCCTTCGCGAATTACGAGCAGGCGATCGGCGAGGGCCGTTACTTCTTCTAATTCGGCGGAAACGAGCAGCACTGCCGTGCCGGCATCGCGCAGGCCGATGAGTTTGCGGTGAATGAACTCGATAGCACCGATATCGACACCGCGGGTAGGCTGTGAAACGAGCAGTAATTTGGGGTGTAACTCGAACTCGCGGCCGATAATCAGCTTCTGCTGATTGCCGCCAGAGAGCGAACGCGCCGCAAGCGTAGGATCGGACGGACGCACGTCAAAATCGCGTATTATCTCACCGACGCGTCCGGCGATCGCCGCGTTGCTCAGAAAACCTGCGGATGACGCGATAGGCGGGCGGTAATGAACGCCGAGTATGGCATTCTCCGCAAGGTCGGACTCGAGCAGAAGGCCGCGCTTGTGGCGGTCTTCGGGGATATGTGCGATACCAAGCTCTTTCAGATGGCGTGCCGAAAGGCGTGTTACATCGCGGCCGTTAAAATCAAATGAGCCTGAGCTCGGTTTTGTAAGCCCCGCAAGTGCCTCGATCAACTCCGTTTGGCCGTTGCCCTCGATCCCCGCAATACCGACTATCTCGCCCGCACGAACCGAGAACGAAACACCGTCCACCGCCAACCCGTGCTTCCCTTCGACCGACAGCTCTTTGACCTCAAGTACCGTTCCTGCCGGCTCGGCCTTTGTCTTCTCAACACGCAAAAGCACGTCGCGGCCCACGATCATACGAGCGAGTTCCTTTGCATTCGTCTCGCTCGTCGCGACGTTGCCGACCGCTCGGCCGTCACGCATAACCGTAACTTCGTCCGATATGGCCAACACTTCGTCAAGCTTATGCGTGATGATGATAATGGTCTTGCCTTGCTCCTTCATACGGCGAAGGATGTTGAAGAATTCGTCAACTTCCTGCGGCGAAAGAACCGCGGTCGGCTCATCCAAGATAAGCAGCTCGGCGTTTCGATATAGTGCCTTTAACAGCTCAACACGCTGCTGCTGCCCGACGGACAGATCCTCTATCACGGCCCGCGGATCGACTCCAAGCCTCAGCTTGTCAGAGAGCGCTTTTATGTCATGGTTAGCTTTTTCAAGGTCGAGGCTTGCCGCCGAACCTGTCTCGGCACCGAGGATTATGTTCTCGGCAACGGTCATCGTATCGACAAGCATAAAGTGCTGATGCACCATGCCGATGCCGAGCGCGATCGCATCATGCGGCGTCTTTATCGAGACCGGCTTGCCGTCAACCAGGATCTCGCCGCTGTCGGCATTGTAAAAGCCGTACGCGATGCGCATGATGGTCGATTTTCCGGCGCCGTTCTCGCCGACGATCGCGTGGATCGTACCCTTATGAACGGTCAAAGAAACATCGTTATTCGCGATAACGCTGCCGAAGGTCTTTGTGATATTTCTAAGCTCTAACATATAAGATCAGTGCGGGCCGAAGCTCGAACCCAGCAGATAAACTACGAGGCCAACCATCAATATGGCGACGGCGCCATTGACCCAGAAGCACTTCTTGAACATTGCCGGCGATGACGCAGCTTCTAAGACAACTGCACGAACCCTGGCAGTGATCATCAGGACCGAGCCGCTGTCAAGAAAAAGAAAGATGAAAAACCGATCACAACTATCAGTTTCAGAACACTCACGCGACCTAGTCGCCTTTCGGTACAACGTGTGGGCGTAACCAACCCTCGATCTCGTCAATACCCCATTTGCCCGCTTCGATTTTCAAAGCAGCATCAACGATCTCATTATCTTCTGCCGCAAGCTCACAGTCGTTCAACTCCAGAAATATTTCCATAAGGAAGGTTGCGGTCCTCTTGTTTCCTCCAACCCACGGATGGTTCTTTATTAGGCCGAAGCACATCGTTGCCGCCTGCCGAATAAGATCGGCGTCGTCATAGGCCGCCGCCTGCTTCGGTCGTGCAAGGGCTGACTCGATCAGATCTCGGCGATCTACGCCGAAATATATCTCATCCCAAGACCGCATCAACCAGATATGCAGGCTTATCGCCTCTTCGACAGGGAGATATACCGGCCCGTCAGTCGCCAATTCGCTTTAGTTCCTCGTACACTTTTCGACGCTTGGTCATCACCTTTTCAGCCACGCTTCGTGCCCGTTTCGAGAGCGGCGGCAGGACTTCGGCGCTCACTCGATCGCCATCCTTGAATGTGATAAGCACTTGCGTCCCTTTCTCGAGGTTGTTCTCACGAGCAAAATCAGCAGGCAGATCCAATACCCATGAGCGCCCAACAACCTTGATAGGCTTGTCTTTATCGGATTTTGCGTTGCTTACCATTTTTTGTCCTCGAATTATAGCACCGTTTACTATGCGTCCAGATCAATTCGCCATTGCGTCCGTAACTTTGATCTTGCCTGAGATGATATCGGCCTTTGCCTGTTCGACCTTTAGAATGACATCGCCCGGGATCAGCGATTCGCCGCGGTCATTTCGGTTATTCTCGTCCATTGCGTAGGCTACGCCGTCCTTATCGAGGCCGAAAACGTGAAAGCCGCCCTGGAACTTGCCGTCCAGCACCTCTTTAACAACGTCGTAGCAGGCATTATCAACACGCTTCACCATCGAGGTCAGTACGTAGCCGGGCTTGACGCCGTTCTGATTCGAGTCAACGCCGATAACGAATTTATTCGCCTCGCCGTTCGTTTTCCCGTATTGCTCGACGGCGTCGAACGCCCCGAGGCCCGAGTTGCCCGCAGCGGTAAAAATGACATCCGCACCGCGTTCGATCTGTGCAAGTGCGAGTTCCTTGCCCTTGCCGGGATTATTCCAGGCGGCATCCGTTACACCGACATAGTTATCGATGATCCTGATGTTCGGATTCACGCTTTTCGCCCCTTCAGCATAACCGGTCGCGAACTTATGTATCAGCGGTATATCCATTCCGCCGATAAAGCCGAGCACGCCTGTCTTCGATTTCGAAGCGGCGATCATCCCGACGAGATATGAGCCTTCATGCTCACGGAATACGAGCGATGCGACATTGCTGAGCGGTGTCTTGCCGTCCTTTTCAAAGATCACACCGTCAACGATGGCGAACTTGATATTCGGATAGTCCAACGCGACCTTTTGCATGATCGGCCCTTGAGCAAAGCCGACACCAAAGATCAGATCGAAATTCTTCTCCGCAAACGCCCGCATCGCAGGCTCGATCGAGGTCGGGTTTCCCGGCTCAACGTCAAAGAGGCAAATGTTAAGCTCCTCTTCGGCACGTTTGACGCCTTCCCATGCGGCCGCGTTGAACGAGCGGTCATTCTTACCGCCGATGTCAAAGACGATCCCGACGTTCACCTTGCAGCCCGGGCGCCGCGCCGCAACTCGCGGGCTGCACGACGACAAAAACCATACCGACATCAAAGCAAGGATGATCAAAAATATATTTCGATATCTCATATCAGACCGCTGCCCGAATAAATTTTACCGCTTTCGGAATTTCCGTTGATATTTTATAGGCACTTCGTATCATTTCGCTAATCGCCGTCGCATCGTCGGCCTTTCTTGCATAGACAGTGCCGACCGCATCGCCCTTGGCAACGTTTTCGCCCACCTTTTTGAGCGACGCAAAGCCTACAGTATGATCGACCGTATCCTCAGCCCTTACTCGTCCGCCGCCGAGCATACATACCGCGTTGCCGACCGCAAATGTATCGACTGCCGTCAGATATCCTTTAGATGCAGCGCGAATATCGAGCGTGAACAGCTTTTTTTCCAGCAGCCTGTCAGGCTTGTCGCACACACGCGGATCGCCGCCCTGAAGCTCGACATTGCGGCGAAAACGATCAAGTGCTTCGCCCGAGCGGAGCACCGAAAGTATCTTGTCCTTAGCGTCCGCCTTATTCGTTGCGATACCGCACATCAACAGCATTTTCGCAGTAAGCTCGACAGAAAGTTCGAGTGTCGGCAGCATCTCGGGTTCGGCATCGCCCCGCAAGATCTTTATGCACTCGTAAACCTCCAATGCGTTGCCGACAAATTTACCGAGCGGCTGGCTCATATCGGTTACGAGGGCCTGCGTCGTCACGCCAAATGATCGGCCGGTTTCACACAGAGCCTTTGCGAGTTTTATGGATTCGGTTGGCTTCCGTATGAATGCACCCGAGCCTGTCTTTACATCAAGGATCAAGGCATCAAGTCCCTCGGCAAGTTTCTTGGACATTATCGACGCCACGATCAGCGGAATGTACGGCACGGTCGCCGTCGCGTCGCGAAGCGCGTAAAGACGCTTGTCCGCCGGCGCTATCTGCATCGTCTGGCCGATAAGCCCGAAGCCGCACGCCTTCATCACTTGTTTTAATCGCTTGAATGAGAGGTTGACGTTATAGCCCGGGATGGATTCGAGTTTGTCGAGCGTGCCGCCCGTGTGGCCAAGCCCGCGGCCCGACACCATCGGTACAGCGATGCCGCAAGCCGCCGCTAACGGCGCTATCAGCAGCGATGTCTTATCGCCGACGCCGCCGGTCGAATGCTTGTCCGCCTTTGGCGCATCGATATCGCTAAGATCCATCACGATGCCGGAGTGCAGCATCTCGCGCGTGATCGAGTTTTGCTCACGCAGGTTCAGCCCGCGAAGGATCATCGCCATTACAAGTGCCGTGATCTGATAGTCGGCCCACGTGCCTGTCGTAAGGCCGACGACGAACTCGGCGATCTCGCCATCCTTCAAAGCATGCCCGTCACGTTTGCGTGCGATTATTTCCTGTGGACGCATATCGGTTGAACAAGTTTCGCACAACTCCGCTCAAAGTTGAATCTACCGACGTATCGTTGCCGTAAGCGGACGGGCCGCAAGCCGAATCGCTTCAAAGCATAAAAAGGCCGCCCGATCTATTCTCAGGCGGCCTGCTCGTGTGAGTTAATGTCAGCGGACGAAGATGCTTGGGACGGGAATGTCGCCCGTTGAGCCGAACTGTTTTATCAGAAGGCCGGCGGTCGAGCGTTTCACATACCAAGTGCTGCCGGTCGGACGGAACACCGCTGCGTCTGCCTGGCCGTCGCCGTCATAGTCGCCCGGCGAAGGCACATCGCCTGTCGTCCCGAACTGATCCGCGTAATATGTCAGATTTTCGCTCCGAAGGATGTACCACGTTCCCCCTGATGTCCAGAATGCAATGTCAGCCTTGCCGTCTCCCGTGTAGTCGGCAGGCACTGCCTTGTCCGTCGAAGAACCGAACTGTGTTGCGAACACGCTGTTATCCGAACTCTTGCGTATCCACCATTCGGCACCATTCGCACCGTTCGGACGGAATACGGCAATGTCAGCCTTGCCGTCGCCGTCATAGTCCGCTGCGACGGGTTTGTCGCCTGCCGCTCCGAAGCCTGTGATCGTAGTGCCGCCCGTTGTGTTGTTTATGTACCAAGTGGAGTTCGACGGACGGAACACTGCTGTGTCGGCTTTTCCGTCGGCATCGTAATCCGCAGGAACGGGCACATCGCCGTTTGCTCCGAACGGTGTTGCATAGTACGTCATATCCTCACTGCGGAGAACATACCAATAGCCTGTCGAAGGCCTCCAGAACGCCACATCAGCCTTGCCGTCGCCCGTGTAATCAGCCGCAACAACACTGTCTGTCGCAGCACCGAACTGCGTTGCGAACACTCCGTCATTCGAACTCTTTGATATCCACCACTCCGAGCCGTTCACTCCATTCGGTCGATAGATCCCGATATCCGTCTTCCCGTCCCCGTCAAAGTCGAACGCGGTTCCGGGCTGTACCGGACTGAAGATCGTGAATTGAATCAAGCGCGACACGGCAAAGCCGTTCTCAGCACCGGCATCAGTTACGTACCATCGGCCGTAGAATGTGCGGCCGACAAAGGCCGGATCGGACGGAATGGCAAGTGCAATGCTGCCGTATCCGTTACCGCTTCCGGTTCCGGCGAGTGTAATGGTGTACACGCCGAAGCTGCCGATCGTCGGAACTGATGCGCCGACGCCCGGATCCGCAGAGTCGATGACGAGTTTTGCGGCAGCACCGCCGAGACCGTTCGAGACGCCGAGCGTAAAATTCGGATTGCCGAGCATCGGCGGTTCGATGGCTGTCGCATCAGGCACACGCGCGCCGGAGCCCGCACGGCCGGTACCATGTATCAGCGGCACGCGCTCGCTTTCGGTATAAAGCCTCGGCCGGTCGAATGGGGCCGTCTCATCGCGGACACGCGGATCGGTAAGCGGGCGTTTTAGGAATGCCGCAAGGTTAGCCCGCTGTTCGTTCGTCAGCGATAACGGATGGATCAGGTCACGATCAATATTGGGCGCATTGAACTCACCGCCTATACGATAGAATTCGACAACTCCTTCGATCGCCTCTTTCTTGCCGTTATGAAAGTACGGCGAGCGGAGGAACACATTGCGCAGTGACGGGGTGCGAAAGCGGCCGTCGTCATCCTGAAGGCCCGTGATAGCGCCGCGGCCGCGGTCCTCGAACTGCGGGCGTACGCCGATGTTGTGGTAATTTCCGTCGCTGAGCAGCGGCCCGCCATGGCACGCTATGCACGAGTTCGTCAAAAAGACGATACGGCCGCCGTCCTCGTCCGGATGAAGCTCCGAAATGCCCTGTGCATATTCGTCAAGCGGCGTGCGGTCGGAGAAGAGCGTACGCTCATGCGTCCCTATCGCCATCGCGATCCGAGCCGGCGTGACCTGCGGCGTACCGAAGGCTTCCCTAAAAAGCTCCGGATATGAGCGGCCGCTTATCCAGTTCTTAAGTGCCGGCGGGATATGTGTCGCGAGGGCGAGCGGCCTTACGTTTTGAATGCGGGCAGCGACATCGACCCAAGAACGGCCATTATGACCCATCTCGCCCGCATTGACCGGCGGGCCGGCCGCCTGATTTTCGAGGCCTCCGTATGCGGTCAGAAGGACGTCGTTCGTTATCTGATCGTGAAAAACGTCGCCGGCGCGGCCGTCCCAGAACAAACCGTTGCGCGTGTAGCCCGCGTTGAGATAGGTCGGCGATTTGCGGCCGGTTACCTGCTCTCGGAATTTGAAGAGGCTGTTCCAGTTGTAGAGTCCGTTCGCGTTGTTGTCTATCACGCCCGGCGAGCCGAAGACATCGTCAGCGGTGTTAAAGACGTTGTCAAAGCCGGGATTTCGCGCCCGATCATCGTTGAAGATCGTCCGCGGGTCACTACCGCCTGCGCCGGGCCGATGGCAGGTGCCGCACGATACAGTATTCGTTGATGAAAGCTGCTCATCCCAGAACAATGCCTTGCCAAGATACGCCTTTGCGGCGGTTATGGGATTCTCGGGCGGTGCGGGCGGAGGTTCGAGCGGAAAAAAATCGTTCGGGTCGCCAGTAACCACGGCTCGAAAACCGCCATCGCCTCGGCTGAGCTGGCTTACGTTGCCGCCATTCTCGGCACGAACCCAATAATAGTAGGGCGTCGCAGCGGCCGGAGGCGTATCAAAGAAATAATTTGCCTCGGTCGTTCCGACATCAACGGCTGTAATGTAGTTTTCCGTATCGTTGCGAAAGACGCGGTAGAGTGTTGCATCACGAACCGTCTCCCACGAGACCTCGATCTTCTGGGCGTAATTACCATCCGACGCAGAAACATTCGTCGGCGAGCCGAGCGGAGCATCGAGAATTCTGCCCTTAACGCTCGTCGTTCGCGACGGCAGTAGATATAGGGCCGCGGACCCTCCGATCAGAGCAAAAATGATGCTGAGTTTAAGCCGACGCATTCTAAATACCTCTTGACGCGTGATACAACGGGACACTTTTCGGTTCTCAGGAGTATTCCCGCACATTTTAGCAGTTTTTACGGTATTGCCAAAGGAATTATGCGGCCGTTTCGGAGGACAGCTCTGCCGCAAATAATGATCGAGTGAAATAAACTGTGCAGAACATCCAGAGGTCGGGTAAAATCAGCCGTATGAAGATGCGTTCAACGGCTGCGGCCGTTCTGTTTGCAGCGGTATTTGTAGGCATTGTGGCCCACGGCAATCAAATATCGGCGGCGGCGTGGCGATCGGTCCAGGTTCAGCCGACCCCACGTCCGAGGGTGGTCGTTACGAGTGCCCCGACCTTGACGCCGACACCTACGCCGGAAGCGGCCGCTCCAAAACCGACGCCGAACGCGACGGGGCCGACCCTCGAAGAATTACAGTTAAAGATCCGTCAAAAGCTTTTCTCGCCCGATGTTCGACGAGGCCGCGTCGGCGTAAAGATCGTGTCGCTGGCAACGGGCAAGGTCGTCTTTGAGAGTGATGCCGACAAGTACTTCATTCCCGCGTCAAATATGAAGAATTTCACGATCGCAACGGCGATCGAACGGCTCGGGCCTGATTTCAAATTCATCACCGATATCATCGGCGAAGGCCCTGTCGATCCCGCAGGCACTGTCAAGGGAAACGTACGCATCTACGGACGCGGCGATATCTCGATGTCAACATCATTCGACCCTGCATTCCCTTCAGCGACGAACTATTTCCGTGCTCTCGATATGGTCGCGGATAAGCTGGCCGCCGCCGGCGTTAAGAGGATCGAGGGTGATCTGATCGGCGATGAAAGCTACTTCCGCGGCTTTGCCATTCCGCCGACGTGGGAATGGGACGATCTCGCGGCGTATTACGGTGCAAGCATCTCCGCACTGCCGATGAATGACAATGTGGTAGATGTTTCGATCCGTCCGGGTACAAAAGGCGGGCCGTGCATCGTGTCGATCCTGCCGTCAACACAGCTCGTAAAGATCATCAATAACTGCATTACGGGCAGCAGCGACACTGTTGAGATCAACCGGTTGATCGATCAGAACGTCGTTGAAGTGAACGGCGTGATGACAACGAACGCAAAAGAGAAGAAGGTCGCGATCCCGTTCTCACACATCGCCGACCTTTATATCGAGCTGCTGAAACAACGGCTTGCCGCAAAGGGCATTATCGTAACCGGCCGTGCCTTTTCGGTCAGCTCACCTCCGGCGGTGTGTAACGGCTGTACGAACGCGCCGACTTACCTTCTCGGCAAGGTAGAATCGCCGCCGCTTTCATACATCGCCGCAAAGACGATGAAATCCAGCCAGAATATGTACACCGAGACCATTCTTTGGGCTCTCGGCGAAGAGTCCGGACGTAAGAGCGGCGGTTCGGGGCCAAGTTCGGCTCTCGGGCTCGCGGCAGTAAAAAAATTCCTCACTGAGATCGGCATTCCTGCTGACGCCGTTCTGCAGTACGACGGCAGCGGAATGTCGCGCCACGATCAGATCACACCGTCCTCAGTGATCACGCTCTACACATATATGGCGAAAAGTAGGAATGCTCAGGTATGGCGAAGCAGCCTTGCTGTCGGCGGAGCGGACGGAACATTGCGGAAAAGGTTTGCAGGCACGGCCGCGGCCGGCAACTTCCACGGCAAGACCGGCACGGTCGATCAGGTTTCTGCGCTTTCCGGCTATCTCAAGACCGCAGGCGGCGAGGAGTTGGCAGTGTCGTTCATCGTCAACGGCGTGCCTGACACGCAAAAGCGCATCTCGCTTATCGATTCAATTGTGGTTGACCTTGCGAATTTTGCCGGCAAGGTCGATCAATGATCTCTGCACGCTAACGCCGCAGTACGTCGAGCAGCTTTTCATGGATGCCGCCGAAGCCGCCGTTCGACATCACGGCGACCACATCGCCGGCGCGCATTTCAGGCGCCAGATGTTCGACGATCGCATCAGCGTCCGCGAAGGTCGCAGCCTCTTTTCCGGTCGCGGCAATGTCTGCGACAAGCTTTTCTACATCGAGGAGTTCACTGCCGAAGCGCTTTGCATCCTCAGGATTGAAAACGCCGGCGATTATCACTTTGTCGGCGTGAGCGAACGCTTTTTTATAGTCATCCTCAAAAACTGAAAGGCGCGATGAACGAGAACGCGGCTCGAAAACAGCTATCAGGCGGTCATCCGCATAGCGTTGGCGGAGGGCTTTGAGCGTCTCGTCAACAGCTGTGGGATGATGTGCAAAATCGTCGATGACGGTAACGCCGCGTTCGACACCGCGAACTTCCATCCGCCGTTTTACCGACTCGAAGGTATCAAACGCCTCCTGCATCTTTTCTTGTGAGATACCCCACGCATCAGCGGCAATTATGACCGCAAGGCAGTTGCGGACGTTGAATTCGCCGATCATTTTTGTGCGAAAGCTGCCCCACTTTTCGCCGGCGCGATAGATCTCAAAGCTCGTCCCTTCGGCCGAGAACCCGATGTTGCGTGCCTGCCATTTTGCACGGTCGCCAAGCCCGAACGTCTCGACATTCGTGAAGAGTTTTCCCCGCATCGAATCAAGCACCTCCACCACGACCGGCGAATCGACACCGCAGATCAAGCGGCCGTTGCCCGGAACAAGGTTCATCAGCCGTGAGAACTGCCACTTGACAGCATCAAGATCCTTGTAGATATCGGCGTGGTCGAATTCGATATTATTTATGATCGCGATCTCCGGCAGATACGACATAAACTTTGGCTTCTTATCAAAGAATGCAGTGTCGTATTCATCACCTTCAATAACGAAATGATCGCTGTCCGTTACTCTGAAACTCCGGCCGAAATTCTGAACCACGCCGCCGACCAAAAATGTCGGATCAAGCCCGCCGACCTCGGTCATCCAGGCCGCGAGTGATGTCGTTGTCGTTTTGCCATGCGTTCCCGCGATCACCAGCGAGCGTCGGCCGCGTATGAATTCCTCGCGCACGACCTCAGCCTGCGAACGATAGAGCAGCTTGCGGTTCAACACCTCTTCCAGTTCGGGATTACCGCGCATTATGGTGTTCCCGACGATCGTTACATCGCGTTCGAGGTCGGCATTCTCGGCCTTGTAGCCCTGTATTATCTCTATGCCGAGCGCAGCAAGCTGCGTTGACATAGGCGGATAAACGTTCTGATCCGAACCTGTAACGCGGTGGCCGCGTGCCTGCAGCATTCCGGCGACCGAAGCCATCGCGGTGCCGCAAATTCCGATGAGGTGATAGTGCATATTTTACAGAACGCCGGCACATACAGGCCTGTCCGCAGGCCTGTATGTGCAAATTGGCAGGATACCGGAGCTGAGCCGTAAAAAACGAACGGCAAACGAACCCGCAGCTACCGCGCAAGAAGCTCATTTACCAGGCTGTCGGCCTTGTATAGCTTTTTCAGCGCTTCGAGTATTCCCGCGGAATGTACGCCGACCGCACGGCCGCCGTCAGCTTCATCGACATACCAATAGCGGTTTGAGAGCTTCTGATTATTGCTGTCGAAGTTGATACCGACGAATTCGCCGTTACGGTTTACGACCGGCGAGCCCGAATTGCCGCCGATGGTATCAGCCGTATAAACAAAATCGAGCGGCGTCGAGAGGTCGAGCTTATCGCGTCCGTTCTGCCAGCGGGGCGGCAAGTTCCACGGCTCCATTTGGTTAAAGCTGTCGGCGCGATCATAAAGGCCGTAGAAGGTCGTCTTATACGGTACAAGCGTCGTATCCTCTTCGTAGCCCTTGACACGGCCGTATGAGATGCGAAGGTTGAAGTTAGCGTCGGGCGGGATCGTCCTGCCGTAAACGGCGAAACGTGCCTTGGCGATCTTTTCGCCGGCGGCGGCGTCAACATTGGCGATATTCGTCTCATTCCACGCACGCAGTTCGCGAATGATAGGCTCGATCTTTCGCGCAATGACGATAAGCGGATCGGTCGAAGCATCGACCGCCGCAGAGCCGCCGTCGAGCAGCGCCTTGCGTGCCGCCGGATCCTTGAGCGTCGTCTTGTCGATCGCCTCGCTGACCACCTCGGCCGGTTCGCGAGTGCCGAGAACCGCACGTATGAACGGGTCGTTCGGC from Chloracidobacterium sp. includes these protein-coding regions:
- a CDS encoding ABC transporter ATP-binding protein, with amino-acid sequence MLELRNITKTFGSVIANNDVSLTVHKGTIHAIVGENGAGKSTIMRIAYGFYNADSGEILVDGKPVSIKTPHDAIALGIGMVHQHFMLVDTMTVAENIILGAETGSAASLDLEKANHDIKALSDKLRLGVDPRAVIEDLSVGQQQRVELLKALYRNAELLILDEPTAVLSPQEVDEFFNILRRMKEQGKTIIIITHKLDEVLAISDEVTVMRDGRAVGNVATSETNAKELARMIVGRDVLLRVEKTKAEPAGTVLEVKELSVEGKHGLAVDGVSFSVRAGEIVGIAGIEGNGQTELIEALAGLTKPSSGSFDFNGRDVTRLSARHLKELGIAHIPEDRHKRGLLLESDLAENAILGVHYRPPIASSAGFLSNAAIAGRVGEIIRDFDVRPSDPTLAARSLSGGNQQKLIIGREFELHPKLLLVSQPTRGVDIGAIEFIHRKLIGLRDAGTAVLLVSAELEEVTALADRLLVIREGKIVGEVDPLVTSTEDIGLMMTGG
- a CDS encoding VCBS repeat-containing protein, coding for MRRLKLSIIFALIGGSAALYLLPSRTTSVKGRILDAPLGSPTNVSASDGNYAQKIEVSWETVRDATLYRVFRNDTENYITAVDVGTTEANYFFDTPPAAATPYYYWVRAENGGNVSQLSRGDGGFRAVVTGDPNDFFPLEPPPAPPENPITAAKAYLGKALFWDEQLSSTNTVSCGTCHRPGAGGSDPRTIFNDDRARNPGFDNVFNTADDVFGSPGVIDNNANGLYNWNSLFKFREQVTGRKSPTYLNAGYTRNGLFWDGRAGDVFHDQITNDVLLTAYGGLENQAAGPPVNAGEMGHNGRSWVDVAARIQNVRPLALATHIPPALKNWISGRSYPELFREAFGTPQVTPARIAMAIGTHERTLFSDRTPLDEYAQGISELHPDEDGGRIVFLTNSCIACHGGPLLSDGNYHNIGVRPQFEDRGRGAITGLQDDDGRFRTPSLRNVFLRSPYFHNGKKEAIEGVVEFYRIGGEFNAPNIDRDLIHPLSLTNEQRANLAAFLKRPLTDPRVRDETAPFDRPRLYTESERVPLIHGTGRAGSGARVPDATAIEPPMLGNPNFTLGVSNGLGGAAAKLVIDSADPGVGASVPTIGSFGVYTITLAGTGSGNGYGSIALAIPSDPAFVGRTFYGRWYVTDAGAENGFAVSRLIQFTIFSPVQPGTAFDFDGDGKTDIGIYRPNGVNGSEWWISKSSNDGVFATQFGAATDSVVAADYTGDGKADVAFWRPSTGYWYVLRSEDMTYYATPFGANGDVPVPADYDADGKADTAVFRPSNSTWYINNTTGGTTITGFGAAGDKPVAADYDGDGKADIAVFRPNGANGAEWWIRKSSDNSVFATQFGSSTDKAVPADYTGDGKADIAFWTSGGTWYILRSENLTYYADQFGTTGDVPSPGDYDGDGQADAAVFRPTGSTWYVKRSTAGLLIKQFGSTGDIPVPSIFVR
- a CDS encoding thymidine phosphorylase produces the protein MRPQEIIARKRDGHALKDGEIAEFVVGLTTGTWADYQITALVMAMILRGLNLREQNSITREMLHSGIVMDLSDIDAPKADKHSTGGVGDKTSLLIAPLAAACGIAVPMVSGRGLGHTGGTLDKLESIPGYNVNLSFKRLKQVMKACGFGLIGQTMQIAPADKRLYALRDATATVPYIPLIVASIMSKKLAEGLDALILDVKTGSGAFIRKPTESIKLAKALCETGRSFGVTTQALVTDMSQPLGKFVGNALEVYECIKILRGDAEPEMLPTLELSVELTAKMLLMCGIATNKADAKDKILSVLRSGEALDRFRRNVELQGGDPRVCDKPDRLLEKKLFTLDIRAASKGYLTAVDTFAVGNAVCMLGGGRVRAEDTVDHTVGFASLKKVGENVAKGDAVGTVYARKADDATAISEMIRSAYKISTEIPKAVKFIRAAV
- a CDS encoding pyridoxal phosphate-dependent aminotransferase, which encodes MSSFPVSEAVSAMHGSSTLIAAQMASEMRAQGIDVIDLSVGEPDFLTPEFIRNYAIDGLNEGFTKYTPAAGLANFRQAIVDFYAKRFGAELSTNEIAAACGGKQALFNAACALLNAGDEVLIPQPYWVTFPEIVNFCRAVPVYIDTEPTEFILTADSVAAAITDKTKLLIINSPNNPTGRVIPKDELIRIFEVCASKGVYVITDECYLFFVYPPAEPFSAASLPAAMRKYICIAGSFSKTYAMTGWRIGYTIADPEWTKAMVKLQSHSATHPTSFVQYACAEALGDLDKTLEVVALMTNEYEKRRNWLVPALNEIRGLKCAMPEGAFYAFVDVRGLLGAKLHTSADVAEVMLKHAHTVVTDGAGFGAEGFLRISYATSLHNLERAMTALRELFGTR
- a CDS encoding BMP family ABC transporter substrate-binding protein codes for the protein MRYRNIFLIILALMSVWFLSSCSPRVAARRPGCKVNVGIVFDIGGKNDRSFNAAAWEGVKRAEEELNICLFDVEPGNPTSIEPAMRAFAEKNFDLIFGVGFAQGPIMQKVALDYPNIKFAIVDGVIFEKDGKTPLSNVASLVFREHEGSYLVGMIAASKSKTGVLGFIGGMDIPLIHKFATGYAEGAKSVNPNIRIIDNYVGVTDAAWNNPGKGKELALAQIERGADVIFTAAGNSGLGAFDAVEQYGKTNGEANKFVIGVDSNQNGVKPGYVLTSMVKRVDNACYDVVKEVLDGKFQGGFHVFGLDKDGVAYAMDENNRNDRGESLIPGDVILKVEQAKADIISGKIKVTDAMAN
- a CDS encoding type II toxin-antitoxin system death-on-curing family toxin — encoded protein: MATDGPVYLPVEEAISLHIWLMRSWDEIYFGVDRRDLIESALARPKQAAAYDDADLIRQAATMCFGLIKNHPWVGGNKRTATFLMEIFLELNDCELAAEDNEIVDAALKIEAGKWGIDEIEGWLRPHVVPKGD